Within Cellulophaga sp. L1A9, the genomic segment GCTACTGCATTATGTCCGTACCACCATTGTACCAAAGCATCTTGTACCCCTGCGTAAACAGAATAACTTTTAAAGGCACTTACTGGTAAGGCCAAACTATTAAAAATATGAAGTACCGCTACTGTTACGAATGTTGCTAAATAGAACCAAATGGCAACATACAAGTGACGTTGTCTTCTTTTAATCATGGTTCCTATTAGGTTAACACCAAAAGCAACCCAAACTATGGCAATAGCAATATCTATTGGCCATTCTAATTCTGCATATTCTTTCGAAGTGCTATAGCCTAATGGTAATGTTATTGCTGCAGCGACAATGATTAGTTGCCAACCCCAGAAATTAAAATTACTCAAAAAGTCATTATACATACGCGCCTTAAGCAATCGCTGTGTAGAGTAGTAGACCCCTGCGAATATTGCATTTCCTACGAAAGCAAAAATTACGGCATTGGTGTGTAATGGTCTTAAACGACCAAAACTTAACCATGGAATACCATCAGTTAAATTTGGAAATAGAAACATGAGCGCTAAGAGTAGCCCTACTGACATACCTACAATTCCCCAAAACATGGTTGCGTAGAGGAATTTTTTAACGACTTTGTTGTCGTAATAAAACTGCTGTAATTCCATAATTAATTGTTTAAACTTTTATTTAGTTGGATTGATTTTTCGGTTTCTTTAGGAGTCTTTTTAACTAACTCATCTTCAAAAAGCATGCGTACTGATGGCGTATAGGAATCGTCATATTGACCGCTTTTTACCGAAACGATAAAAGCGATAAAAAAGACAATAGCAATACTGATACTAATGGCTAATAAAATATAAATAACACTCATACCTACTTGAATTCTTATGCAAAACTACGTGGATGACAAAGCCTAAAATATGACTTTTGTCAGGTTTTTAACTTTATTTTAATTTTTTACCTAAAATATTGGTGGCAATTGTTGTAAAGGCCACAATGCTAATAGAGCTTAAAGGCATTAGTATAGCCGCGATTACAGGTTCTAACTGGCCTGTGATTGCAAAATACAACCCTATTGCATTATAGGCTAAAGATAGTACAAAACTCCATTTAATTATCTTCATTGCTTTTTTAGAGGCTAGAATATAGGAATATAATTCTTCAAATTTCGTGGCATCTAAAATACCATCGCAAGCGGGAGAAAATATGGTTACATTTTCAGATATGGCGATACCAACATTACTTTGTGCTAAAGCTCCAGCATCATTGAGGCCATCACCCACCATCATCACTTTTTTACCTTGTTCTTGCAGTGATTTTATAAACTGAAGTTTGTCTGCTGGTTTTTGATTAAAGTAGAGTGGGGTCAATTTTGGTAATAATTCTTCTAGGCGTTTTTTTTCACCTTCGTTATCACCAGAAAGTATGGCCAATTGTATGGTTTCACTCATGGCTTGAAAAAGTGCTGAAATACCTGCTCTATATTGATTTTTAAAAATATAGCAACCTTTATATGCCGAATTGCTGCTGATGTGCACTGCGGTACTTTCTATTTCATTTTGAGTCTCTTTACCCACAAAACTAGCAGAGCCTACTTTTATCTCGCTATTATTTCTTGCCCCAAAAATTCCTTTGCCTATATGTTCTTCAAATTCGTCAAGAGTAACAATGTTATGTGCAGAAAGCAGGTCATATAAACTGCGACTTAAAGGATGATTTGATGCTCTCAAAGTGTTTTTTAATAACGACTCCTCTTCTTCTGTGAGTTCTAAGCCTTCGTAGGTTGCCGTACTTTTTTTAGCGCTTGTAATGGTTCCTGTTTTGTCAAAAATAGCCGTATCTATTTGCGCCAACTGCTCAATAGTTTGCGTGTCTTTTAAGTAAAACTTGTTCCGGCCAAAAATACGTAACATGTTTCCTAAGGTAAAAGGAGATGCTAGCGCAATAGCACATGGGCAGGCAATAATAAGCACAGCCGTAAATACGTTTAGCGCTTTGCTGCTATCATAAAATAACCAAAAAGCAGTAGCTGCAAATGCAATGCTTAGCACAAAAATGGTAAAACGCTTCCCTATGCTATCTGTAATGGTTTGAAATTTACTTGCTTTATCTTCCTGAAAAACAGCATTACTCCATAATTGTGTGAGGTAACTTTGTGAAACGGTTTTTAATGCTTCCATTTCAATAGCACCGTGTAATTGTTTTCCTCCTGCAAAAATTTTATCTCCAGAATTCTTGTACACCGGTTCAGACTCTCCGGTAACAAAACTATAGTCAATTTTGCCATTTCCAGTGATTAGAATGCCATCTACCGGAATTAGTTCTTCATTTCTAAGCAATAAACGATCTCCTTTTTTAATGGTGTGAATCTGGGTAGTTTCTTCCTTTCCGTCAGGCAAAATTTTAGTGACTGCAATGGGGAAGTAAGATTTGTAATCACGCTCAAAAGAAAGAAAAGAATAGGTTTTCTGTTGAAAAAATTTCCCAAGAAGTAGAAAGAAAACAAGTCCTGTTAAGCTATCAAAAAAGCCAGGCCCCCAATCAAAAATAATTTCTAGGGTACTCCGTACAAACAATACTAAAATACCTAAAGCTATAGGAACGTCAATATTTAATAATTTAGAACGTAAGCCTTTATAGGCAGATATAAAATAATCTTTACCGGCATAAAAAACTACAGGTAAAGAAAAGCTAAACATGAGCCATCTAAAAAGGTCTTCGTATTGGTTCAACCAAAAATCGCCACCATTGGTTTTATTGCTCGATAAATCAAAGTATTCTGGAAAGGATAAAAACATGACATTTCCAAAGGCAAAACCTGCAATGCCTAGTTTGTAAAGCAGACTACGATCTATAGATTTCTTTTTATTGTCATAATCATCTAAAGAGATGTAAGGTTCATATCCAATATGTGCTAAGAGTAAAACAACAGCTTTTAAGGATGACTTTTCTGTGGAATAGGTAATCCGAAGCATTTTTTTAGGGAAATCTACTTGAGAATTACTAATGCCAGGGTTAAGCTTGTTTAAATTCTCAAGCACCCAGATACAAGAACTGCAATGAATATTTGGAATATATAAGTTGACTATTTGAAGTTGGTTATCTGTAAATTCGGTTAGTCTTTCAACAATAGTTTCAGTATCGAGAAAATCATATTTTCCTTCAATTGCTTTTGGAGTACTACCAGCAGCAGACTGTAAATCATAATAATAGGATAGATCGTTACTAGAGAAAATTTCATAAACGGTTTTGCAACCATTGCAGCAAAATGTTTTTTCATCAAAAAGTATTGGCGTTGCAGTGCAGTCATCACCACAGTGATAACAATCATTTGTACTCATAATCATTTGCTTTATACCCAATGCAAAGATGAAAAATAAGGGTTGTTAAATATATGACTTTTGTCATGTTTAAAATTCTTGTTTAGCGCTAATTTTGTACCATCAGGTAATTATTGAGTTATGGTTGAGGATGTAGAATTAAGATGTGAACAATGTGCAATAAGGCAATTTAATGCTTTACGAGCGATGAGTAAGGAAGAATTGAAAAAAGTTTCTGATTCTAAAAGCACTAAGATCATTAAAAAGGGAGAAACTATTTTTAAAGAAGGCGAAAAGCTTAATGGCGTTTTTTGTATTCGTGATGGTGTTGCTAAATTATCGAAGCTTAGTTCTAACGGAAAAGATCAAATTGTAAAATTAGCAACCAAGGGTCATTTATTGGGGCAGCGTTCTGTAATATCAGAAGAATCTGCCAATCTAAGTGCCACAGCGGTAAGTGCTACTCAGGTATGTTTTATTCCAAAAGAAGGAATTATGGATACCTTAAATACGAATCCTAATTTTGCTGTGGAGGTGCTTCGGCATATGGCACACGATTTAAAGGAAGCAGATGATGTCATTATCAATATGTCTCAAAAATCGGTAAAACAACGCGTGGCAGAAGCCTTTTTATACATGAAAAATAGTTTTGGAGTGGATGGCGAAGGGTTTATGAATGTATCACTTTCCCGAGAGGAAATAGCGAATATCGTGGGAACAGCCACCGAATCTTGTATTAGGATTATATCAGAATTTAAAAAGGAAAAACTTATTAAAACCGCAGGTAAAAAAATAGCCATTATTGATGAACCAGCCTTACTAGATTTAATGTGTAAGTAGCAAAGGTTGATTGGTATTTGTGAAATGGTTGAAAATAAGTAAACTGACAATTATCATATTTTAAATGTTCATCTTCTTATAGTTTTACATCGAGATTAAAAATAAACCAATGAAAAATATTCTTCTTCCTACAGATTTTTCCAGCAATGCCTGGAATGCAATAACGTATGCTATTGAGTTGTATAAAGACGAAGCCTGTACCTTTCATTTGCTAAATACGTATACGCCAGCTATTTCAAATAGTAGGTTTATGGCGAGTACGTTATTAGATGAGGCTTTAATGGTAGAAGATTATTCTAAAGAAGGTTTAACTGTTGTTTTATCTAAAATTCAGAAAAAGTACACAAATCCATTGCACACTTTTAAAACAGTCTCTTCATTTAGCTTGTTAAGTGATCAGGTGAAAGAAATGGTAGATGAATTTGATATTGATGTCGTAATTCTCGGAACTAAAGGAGCCTCTGGAGTAGCAGAAGTATTTATGGGAAGTAACGCTGTGAAAGTAATTAAAGCGGTGAGGAATTGTCCAGTATTGGCTATTCCAGAATATTTTAAATTTGAAACTCCAACAGAGATTGCTTTTGCTACAGATTTTAATAGATTCTATTCACAGTCAGAATTAGAACCCATTATAAGTCTTGCAAAAACATTTAATTCTGTATTAAGAATTGTACACGTACAACAGGAGATCAAAGCGCTTACAGAGTTACAGCAATTTAATTTGAATATGCTGCGTAAATATTTTAAGGAAGTAGCGCATTATGTGCATACGGTGTCAGAATTAAATTCGGTATCAAAAACTTTAGAAGTATTTGCTAATGAACTTGATATTCACCTTTTGGCTATGCTAAATTATCAACATAGTTATATGGAGAAACTCACAAGAGAATCGGTAGTAAAACAGTTAGCGTTTCATGCGCAGATTCCTCTTTTAGTTATTCCTGAATTAGGAATGAGTAATCCGTCTAAACACAAACATGAACAATCAAATAAAGATCTTTCCTTAACTTAAATAGTTTTTAGATTTTTCAAACCAGAAACGTTCCTCTTGAGGGACGTTTTTGTTTTATAAATAATGATCCACGTGTTTGTAGGTAAGGCTTAGATTAAGTAGGTGTTATTGATAAATAGTGCTTAGGAATATCATTTTTAGTGCTTTTAACAGTACTATTATGTGCTAGGCTTTTTAAGTTAGCTAGATAGAATTAAATTTATTCTATAACGAACGGTCCTACTTAAAAAAAAGGGTTTTTTGGTGTCATCATAAAATTATGTTACAGGAACTCAATTAGCGCATCAAACAAATAAGAATCCCTAATTTTGGTAAAAATTAAGATTATGAATCTTCCGAATACCAATCAGAAAAGAATTGTGGTTATTGGTGGTGGCTTTGCAGGAATTTCTTTGGTAAAAAAGCTCAAAGATTTAGACGCTCAAATCGTAATGATAGACCGTCATAATTATCATACATTTCAGCCTTTATTATATCAAGTTTCTACGAGTGGATTAGAACCCGATTCCATAGCGTATCCCATTCGAAAAATTTTAAAAGAATTAAATAATTTTTATTTCCGTTTGGCGGAGGTTCAGCATATTGATCCTGTCAAGAAAGAGATTATCACAGCTATAGGGGTTTTACCTTTTGATTATCTTGTAATTGCTACAGGGACGAAAACCAATTATTTTAATAATGAAAATATAGCTAAAAATGCGATGCCGATGAAAACGGTACCTCAAGCTTTGAATATTCGGAGTTTAATCTTGCAGAATTTTGAAAAAGCAGATGATACCTTAGAGGTGTCGGAGCGTAAAGCTTTACTTAATTTTTGTATTGTAGGAGCTGGGCCAACAGGAGTAGAATTGGCAGGGGCTTTAGCAGAATTAAAGCAAAATGTATTCCCCAAAGATTATAAGCATTTAGATATTCAAGAAATGCAGATTCATTTGTTTGAAGGTGGCCCAAGAGTACTACCGCCAATGAGTGAAACTGCATCTAAAAAAGCAACTGAATTTTTAGATAAATTAGGGGTTCAAATTCATTTGAATACTATAGTGTCAGATTTTGATGGTAAAACAGTAACCTTGAAAGATGGGAAGACTTTAGAAACTAAAAATTTTATTTGGAGTGCAGGCGTAACAGGAGCGTCTATAAAAGGGTTGACTGAGGATAGTTTGGTGGCACGTTTAAATAGGTACAAAGTAAATACTTTTAACCAAGTAGCAGGCTTTGAAAACATATTTGCTATTGGAGATATTGCGTATATGGAGACAGAAGATTTTCCTAAAGGACATCCGCAAGTAGCGCAACCCGCTATTCAGCAAGGAGAAAATTTAGCTAAAAACTTAAAGAATCTTTTAGCAAACAAACCCTTAAAGGCTTTTAAGTATAGTGATAAAGGCACTATGGCTACGGTAGGTAGAAATAAGGCAGTCGTAGATTTAAAAAAGCTGAAATTTGGAGGCTTTTTAGCTTGGTTCATTTGGATGTTTGTGCATCTTATGGCATTAGTAGGTTTTAGAAACCGAGTGATTGTCTTTTTTAATTGGGCCTACAATTATATAAACTACGATAAAGCGGCTCGTTTAATCGTACGCCCGTATTCTGCTAAGGACTAAAAAAGGGAAACAAGTTACAATATTTAGAAAACCTTTTCTATATTTGCATTGTTGTGTTGTGCTTTGTGAAAAGCACAAGTTGTGGTTAATTATTCTTTGCAAAAAGAATATGAAAACCGATGAAAGGCTTTCCTAATTTGGGAGGCTTTTTTTGTTTCTACCCCTTAAGTTTATCAAAATTTTTCTTTCCTTTTGCTACTTAATGTTGAGTTGTGTAGAAAATTTACATGTATTTCAACGTAAAAAGCAAATAAAATACAGAAGGTATGTTAAATTATTTTATTTTTAGCTTGCTGCATAATTTTGTGCCCAACAAATAGTTCTATTTGTGAGTACACAGCAAAATTCTAAGAAATAGATTATGGCTTTTCTAGCAAAACTCTTTATCAACGGAGAACAACGTAATGTTCTCAATGGCAATTATGTATACCATCAACTTCTTGATGCTAGGGGAAAGCCTAAAGCAAAGGTAGAAGGCGGACAATTAAATTTTGTGGTGGAGTCTACAGGAGATGATGCCTTATTTCATTTATGGATGTTAGATGATTACCAAATGTATGATGGGTATATCCGTTTCTTTAAAAGAGATGGGTTGAGTAAATTGTTTGATTTTGAATTCGCCAATTGCTATTGTGTAGGATTACGAGAGCAATTTAGCGCTACAGGTCACGATCCGCTTAAAATGGAACTCACGATTACTCCAGGGATACAACGTGTGCGCGATGTAATTTTTGAGAAAGTTTGGAACCCTAGTAATCCGTTTGCGGAGGCTCCGGTACTTCAGGAAGGGGAGGAGGAAGCTTCTATTTCCGATTTATACTATGAAAATGCTGATGGTAAGAGAATTACTAGATTACGGAAAAATAAATCGGTATTCCTTATAATTAAGACGACTAATATGGTTGGTAAATCAATAGATTTAGATTTAAGTGATAGCACTTTTAATTTTGAATATAAAGGAGAATTACTTGAAGGAGATCAATTGCTAAATCAGAAAGTGACAGCTAACACTATGAAATTGGAATTAATTACAAAAAAACAGAATTAATTTATGCCCACTGCAACACATACAGATAATAATAGTATTTCACTGACTTCTTCAGGATTAGATAGTGATGAATTTGTGCCTCTAGTTTCATTTATATACGATGGTTTGAAAGTTTTGGATGCTTATGCACTAATTTTTGAATATGAAAACGAAACTATTGCTTATAATAAAGAAGAAGATAGTGAACTTTCAAAACACATAAATTCTTATCCTCAAGCAAGCGGGTACAAAATATATGAACGTATTACAAAAAAAGAAAAGGTTACATTTCCTTTATATATTACTAAAGGTAATAAAGAAAGCGATGATGATGATGGTGTAGTTACGGTTCGCTTATCAGAAGAAATAGAAGGAGTTACAATAAAGAGTAAGGAAGAGTTTAAGGTTAAATATGATACTGATTATACTTTAGAGTTAGAATTAAAATGTAAAGAGGGAAATATGTTTTATGTGGATTTTTATGCTAAAGATGATGACGATGATGATTGGGAAATAGGAGGCTATACCGTTAATGATAAAACTGGAAAATTAAAAAATATACATTGTGGTAGGATAAAAATTATTAAAGAAGCTACGTGTATCTGCGATGATGCTGATTGGCCAGTTTTATATAATATGGTTTTAGAAATAGACAAAGTGAGATATAGTTCAAAAACAATTATACCATGGCTTCCTGATGGAACTGAACGTGAATGTTATCATTATGCATTACATCAATTACGTGTTTTAGGATATACACTTATATCG encodes:
- the ccoS gene encoding cbb3-type cytochrome oxidase assembly protein CcoS → MSVIYILLAISISIAIVFFIAFIVSVKSGQYDDSYTPSVRMLFEDELVKKTPKETEKSIQLNKSLNN
- a CDS encoding heavy metal translocating P-type ATPase metal-binding domain-containing protein, whose product is MSTNDCYHCGDDCTATPILFDEKTFCCNGCKTVYEIFSSNDLSYYYDLQSAAGSTPKAIEGKYDFLDTETIVERLTEFTDNQLQIVNLYIPNIHCSSCIWVLENLNKLNPGISNSQVDFPKKMLRITYSTEKSSLKAVVLLLAHIGYEPYISLDDYDNKKKSIDRSLLYKLGIAGFAFGNVMFLSFPEYFDLSSNKTNGGDFWLNQYEDLFRWLMFSFSLPVVFYAGKDYFISAYKGLRSKLLNIDVPIALGILVLFVRSTLEIIFDWGPGFFDSLTGLVFFLLLGKFFQQKTYSFLSFERDYKSYFPIAVTKILPDGKEETTQIHTIKKGDRLLLRNEELIPVDGILITGNGKIDYSFVTGESEPVYKNSGDKIFAGGKQLHGAIEMEALKTVSQSYLTQLWSNAVFQEDKASKFQTITDSIGKRFTIFVLSIAFAATAFWLFYDSSKALNVFTAVLIIACPCAIALASPFTLGNMLRIFGRNKFYLKDTQTIEQLAQIDTAIFDKTGTITSAKKSTATYEGLELTEEEESLLKNTLRASNHPLSRSLYDLLSAHNIVTLDEFEEHIGKGIFGARNNSEIKVGSASFVGKETQNEIESTAVHISSNSAYKGCYIFKNQYRAGISALFQAMSETIQLAILSGDNEGEKKRLEELLPKLTPLYFNQKPADKLQFIKSLQEQGKKVMMVGDGLNDAGALAQSNVGIAISENVTIFSPACDGILDATKFEELYSYILASKKAMKIIKWSFVLSLAYNAIGLYFAITGQLEPVIAAILMPLSSISIVAFTTIATNILGKKLK
- a CDS encoding Crp/Fnr family transcriptional regulator, which encodes MSKEELKKVSDSKSTKIIKKGETIFKEGEKLNGVFCIRDGVAKLSKLSSNGKDQIVKLATKGHLLGQRSVISEESANLSATAVSATQVCFIPKEGIMDTLNTNPNFAVEVLRHMAHDLKEADDVIINMSQKSVKQRVAEAFLYMKNSFGVDGEGFMNVSLSREEIANIVGTATESCIRIISEFKKEKLIKTAGKKIAIIDEPALLDLMCK
- a CDS encoding universal stress protein; its protein translation is MKNILLPTDFSSNAWNAITYAIELYKDEACTFHLLNTYTPAISNSRFMASTLLDEALMVEDYSKEGLTVVLSKIQKKYTNPLHTFKTVSSFSLLSDQVKEMVDEFDIDVVILGTKGASGVAEVFMGSNAVKVIKAVRNCPVLAIPEYFKFETPTEIAFATDFNRFYSQSELEPIISLAKTFNSVLRIVHVQQEIKALTELQQFNLNMLRKYFKEVAHYVHTVSELNSVSKTLEVFANELDIHLLAMLNYQHSYMEKLTRESVVKQLAFHAQIPLLVIPELGMSNPSKHKHEQSNKDLSLT
- a CDS encoding NAD(P)/FAD-dependent oxidoreductase; translation: MNLPNTNQKRIVVIGGGFAGISLVKKLKDLDAQIVMIDRHNYHTFQPLLYQVSTSGLEPDSIAYPIRKILKELNNFYFRLAEVQHIDPVKKEIITAIGVLPFDYLVIATGTKTNYFNNENIAKNAMPMKTVPQALNIRSLILQNFEKADDTLEVSERKALLNFCIVGAGPTGVELAGALAELKQNVFPKDYKHLDIQEMQIHLFEGGPRVLPPMSETASKKATEFLDKLGVQIHLNTIVSDFDGKTVTLKDGKTLETKNFIWSAGVTGASIKGLTEDSLVARLNRYKVNTFNQVAGFENIFAIGDIAYMETEDFPKGHPQVAQPAIQQGENLAKNLKNLLANKPLKAFKYSDKGTMATVGRNKAVVDLKKLKFGGFLAWFIWMFVHLMALVGFRNRVIVFFNWAYNYINYDKAARLIVRPYSAKD
- the tssD gene encoding type VI secretion system tube protein TssD — encoded protein: MAFLAKLFINGEQRNVLNGNYVYHQLLDARGKPKAKVEGGQLNFVVESTGDDALFHLWMLDDYQMYDGYIRFFKRDGLSKLFDFEFANCYCVGLREQFSATGHDPLKMELTITPGIQRVRDVIFEKVWNPSNPFAEAPVLQEGEEEASISDLYYENADGKRITRLRKNKSVFLIIKTTNMVGKSIDLDLSDSTFNFEYKGELLEGDQLLNQKVTANTMKLELITKKQN